In bacterium, a single window of DNA contains:
- a CDS encoding PaaI family thioesterase — MSTQETDPDDASQALKRKLLGFAADFPFFNHMGLEVEDIGPGFARVSVGLVDHLRNPNGQMHGGVIATLVDMSITQAMLMTDTYQRVRETRGLMTNVDLR, encoded by the coding sequence ATGTCCACACAAGAAACCGACCCGGACGACGCAAGCCAGGCGCTCAAACGGAAGCTCCTCGGCTTCGCCGCCGACTTCCCGTTCTTCAACCACATGGGCCTCGAGGTCGAGGACATCGGCCCGGGCTTCGCGCGCGTGAGCGTCGGGCTGGTCGACCACCTGCGGAACCCGAACGGGCAGATGCACGGCGGCGTGATTGCCACGCTCGTCGACATGAGCATCACCCAGGCCATGCTCATGACCGACACGTATCAGCGGGTGCGTGAGACCCGCGGCCTCATGACCAACGTGGATCTCCGC